ATACTAAACTACTTAATTTTCCAAATAGGAGAATAGGTTCCTTGACAAACGGAAATAGAATTTTAAAAATCAATATTTCAAGATCCGGTATTGCGACTACTTCTTTACTGAAAATCAAAAAGATTCTATAAAGAATCGCCTAAAAAATAGGAAAAGCACCCAGAATGTGGGAATATTGTAACATATGACAAAATCCAGAGAAACATTTAATAAAAAAGAAAAAGAGAAGCAAAGGGCAAAAAAGAAGCAGGAGAAAAAAGACCGTAAAGATGCGAGACAATCAGATGCAGAAAAATCCTCCAGTTTTGAGGATATGATTGCTTATGTCGATGAGTACGGAAATATTACTTCCACGCCTCCAGATCCAGCCAAAAAACAAGTGATCGATGCTGAAAGTATCGATATTGGAGTTCCAAAAGCAAAGGCCATTACAGAGGAAGAAACCTTCAGAAAAGGAAAGGTGTCCTTCTTCAACAGTTCCAAGGGTTACGGTTTTATTAAAGATGAACAAACGCAGGAAAGTATTTTTGTACATATGAGCGGTTGCATCGATGAAATCAAAGAAAATGATAAAGTAACTTTTCAGACGGAAAAAACTCCAAAAGGCATGAGTGCCATTGAGGTGAAACTCTTAAAGTAAAGAGTACAGAAAGGTTACTGCCGGAAAAAATGAGATGTTTTTTCCGGACCTTTTATCATAATCAATCAGGTTGATTAATAAAATGCAGATTCCTTCATTAGCAGAATTCAAAAAAGAGCTGAGTTACCTCGATGCAAAAGAATTAACAGCAATCATTCTTGAACTCAGCAAATTCAGTAAAGACAATAAAGGCTATTTATTTTTTAGATTGTTTGAGCGCGACAATCCCAATCTCTTTGTTGAAATGTGCAAGGAAGATCTTGATATGGCATTCATGGATGCCAACATTAAAAATTACCATTTGGCAAAAAAATCAGCCCAAGCTATACGCCGTAAACTCAACAAAAATCTTAAACTGAGCAAAAACAAAGAAGCCCATATAGAAATGATCCTGTATTTTTGCAGTCAGTTGAAGCGGTATGGTTTCCTTGCTTTCCGACATCCGGTAATCGATAATCTCTATAGAGTCCAATTGGGTAAGGCAGAAAAATTAATAGAAAAGCTTCATGAAGACCTCCAATATGATTTTCAGATTCAATTGGAAGAATTGAAGGGCTAAAAATCAAATACCAAAGGGAGATTTGAAAAAAAAAATTAGAATACTCAGCCATTGAATTCTCTTGATAAACTTTT
This Cecembia calidifontis DNA region includes the following protein-coding sequences:
- a CDS encoding cold-shock protein; the encoded protein is MTKSRETFNKKEKEKQRAKKKQEKKDRKDARQSDAEKSSSFEDMIAYVDEYGNITSTPPDPAKKQVIDAESIDIGVPKAKAITEEETFRKGKVSFFNSSKGYGFIKDEQTQESIFVHMSGCIDEIKENDKVTFQTEKTPKGMSAIEVKLLK